Proteins from a genomic interval of Colias croceus chromosome 2, ilColCroc2.1:
- the LOC123705687 gene encoding TAR DNA-binding protein 43-like has protein sequence MSSKNSNYNEDLFEYIKVSEDEDDSNAVEIPCELNGTLLLSTLVAQFPGACGLKYRHHESKCIRGIRLSEGKLHPPSEAGWGKHLYICVFPKENKRKMEDVSPENSAAKTKRLEKKLICSDLICLGLPWKSTEESIKQYFEQFGEVVMVQLKKDKNGAFKGFGFIRFATYASQMRALAQRHNIDGRWVDVRIPNSKEGVVPQMPCKVFVGRCTEDMTADDLREYFSKFGEVTDVFVPRPFRAFGFVTFLDPEVAQSLCGEDHVIKGASVSVSSAAPKIKSKNNPNWKDDSYGSSNWEGRPSSGSSNTGGGSTIDSLNMQNLGINPNGGGPPANFNLPISLVAAALNQAGWGGFLGGPNNSGPNNWGQNGPPQSGNTGKNWNNNANWNQNGPPPAWNQGNNPNWNSNKNGNWNQGNWSNGQGWGGNGSGPSGSNSGWNNKPQT, from the coding sequence ATGAGTAGCAAGAATAGTAATTATAATGAGGATTTGTTTGAATACATTAAAGTCAGTGAAGACGAGGATGACTCCAACGCCGTTGAAATACCGTGCGAGTTAAACGGGACTTTGTTATTATCCACATTAGTCGCTCAATTTCCAGGCGCTTGCGGGCTGAAATATCGCCATCATGAAAGCAAATGCATTCGCGGAATTCGGCTCAGCGAAGGAAAGCTTCATCCACCTTCAGAAGCAGGATGGGGAAAGCATCtatatatttgtgtatttCCCAAAGAAAATAAACGAAAGATGGAAGACGTGTCCCCCGAAAATTCTGCGGCTAAAACTAAGcgtttagaaaaaaaactcATATGTTCTGACTTAATATGTCTCGGATTACCTTGGAAATCTACTGAAGAAtctattaaacaatattttgaacagTTTGGAGAAGTTGTAATGGTTCAATTGAAGAAAGATAAAAACGGAGCGTTCAAAGGTTTTGGTTTTATTAGATTTGCAACTTACGCCTCACAAATGAGAGCATTGGCTCAGAGACACAATATTGATGGAAGATGGGTTGATGTGCGTATACCTAATTCGAAAGAAGGAGTGGTTCCACAAATGCCTTGTAAAGTATTTGTTGGCAGATGTACTGAAGATATGACAGCTGATGATCTTagagaatatttttcaaaatttggTGAAGTTACTGATGTATTTGTTCCGCGTCCATTTAGAGCATTTGGCTTTGTAACATTCTTGGATCCTGAAGTAGCACAAAGTTTGTGTGGAGAGGATCACGTTATTAAAGGTGCCTCAGTTTCAGTCTCAAGTGCTGCAccaaaaattaaaagcaaaaataatCCAAATTGGAAAGATGACTCTTATGGCTCTAGCAATTGGGAAGGAAGACCCAGCAGTGGATCAAGCAACACTGGTGGAGGTAGCACTATTGATTCTTTAAACATGCAGAACTTGGGAATCAACCCAAATGGTGGTGGACCACCAGCAAATTTTAATCTACCTATAAGTCTTGTTGCTGCTGCACTGAATCAGGCAGGGTGGGGAGGATTTTTAGGAGGTCCTAACAATTCAGGACCTAATAATTGGGGACAAAATGGTCCACCCCAAAGTGGCAATACAGGCAAAAATTGGAATAACAATGCAAACTGGAATCAAAATGGGCCCCCACCAGCATGGAACCAAGGTAACAATCCTAATTGGAATAGCAACAAAAATGGTAACTGGAACCAAGGCAATTGGTCAAATGGTCAAGGTTGGGGAGGTAATGGCTCAGGTCCCTCTGGATCTAACAGCGGCTGGAACAATAAGCCCCAGACGTGA